In Paralcaligenes sp. KSB-10, the following are encoded in one genomic region:
- a CDS encoding type II toxin-antitoxin system RatA family toxin — MHTVQRSVLVPYSCAQMFDLVADVEKYPEFMPWCGGASVHEHDEHGMRASIIISFAGIKQTFSTRNDHDYPRLITFHLVDGPFSALTGKWEFNALAEDACKVVYTMEYAFSSRALEAVVGPVFNRIATSFIDSFTNRAQSRYD, encoded by the coding sequence ATGCACACCGTACAACGCTCCGTCCTGGTCCCGTATAGCTGCGCACAGATGTTCGATCTGGTCGCCGATGTTGAAAAATACCCCGAATTCATGCCCTGGTGCGGGGGAGCGAGCGTGCACGAGCACGACGAGCACGGCATGCGGGCGTCCATCATCATCAGTTTCGCCGGCATCAAACAAACCTTCAGCACGCGCAATGACCACGACTATCCACGCCTGATTACATTTCACCTGGTCGACGGGCCTTTTTCGGCCTTGACGGGCAAGTGGGAATTCAATGCGCTTGCCGAAGATGCCTGCAAAGTGGTCTACACCATGGAATATGCGTTTTCCAGCCGGGCACTCGAGGCGGTAGTGGGGCCAGTGTTCAACAGAATCGCCACCAGCTTCATCGACTCGTTCACGAATCGGGCTCAATCCCGCTATGACTGA
- a CDS encoding NfeD family protein, producing MWFWFGFAALALIGEVMTGTFYLLLFALGLAAGGLAALLGADLAWQIVVVALVTTVGLLVLRKTGVLKKAEINASRNQNVNLDIGQTVDVQSWADDNTARVWYRGAYWQVRLLAGAGKQPGPHCIVEIQGSTLIVEPSIPTH from the coding sequence ATGTGGTTCTGGTTTGGATTCGCGGCACTCGCGCTCATCGGCGAGGTCATGACCGGCACGTTTTATTTGTTGCTGTTCGCACTCGGGCTTGCCGCAGGCGGCCTTGCTGCCTTGCTGGGGGCCGATCTGGCATGGCAGATCGTTGTGGTCGCGCTTGTCACGACAGTCGGCTTGCTGGTATTACGTAAAACCGGGGTGCTCAAAAAGGCGGAAATCAACGCCTCCCGCAATCAGAACGTCAATCTCGATATAGGCCAGACCGTCGACGTGCAATCATGGGCTGACGACAATACCGCCCGTGTGTGGTATCGCGGCGCATATTGGCAAGTTCGTTTGCTGGCCGGGGCTGGCAAACAGCCCGGCCCCCATTGCATCGTCGAAATTCAAGGGTCCACGCTGATTGTCGAGCCGTCGATTCCGACACATTAA
- the smpB gene encoding SsrA-binding protein SmpB: MTIVDNRKATHDYFIEDRFEAGLVLEGWEVKAIRAGHVQIKESYVIVRNAELWIVGMHISPLATASTHINPESTRTRKLLLKAEEISKLIGKVEQRGYTLVPLNLHYKNSRVKLDFGLGRGKKLHDKRDTAREKDWQREKEQIMKHDTRRRDD, from the coding sequence ATGACCATTGTCGACAACCGCAAAGCAACGCACGATTATTTTATCGAAGACCGCTTCGAAGCTGGCCTCGTGCTTGAAGGCTGGGAAGTCAAAGCCATAAGGGCGGGCCATGTGCAAATCAAGGAAAGCTACGTCATTGTGCGTAATGCCGAACTGTGGATTGTTGGCATGCATATCAGCCCGCTGGCCACCGCCTCGACTCACATCAACCCCGAATCGACGCGCACACGCAAGCTTTTGCTCAAGGCGGAAGAAATCAGCAAGCTCATAGGCAAGGTCGAACAACGCGGCTACACCCTGGTACCTCTGAACCTGCATTATAAAAACAGCCGGGTCAAGCTGGATTTCGGCCTGGGCCGCGGCAAGAAACTGCACGACAAGCGCGACACCGCCCGCGAAAAGGATTGGCAGCGCGAGAAAGAACAAATCATGAAGCACGATACGCGCCGACGCGACGATTAG
- the rnhB gene encoding ribonuclease HII, whose amino-acid sequence MEQADLFDILAHGGMRVAGIDEAGRGPLAGPVFAAAVILDPERPIHGLADSKTLSAARREQLALTIRNQALAWCIASASVEEIDSLNILQATMLAMRRACEGLAVAPDKALIDGNRLPVGLGCLAEAIVKGDAKVASISAASILAKTARDADCLVLHESYPDYAFDQHKGYGTALHLLRLQEHGPCPAHRRSFAPVKRFFP is encoded by the coding sequence ATGGAGCAGGCTGATTTATTCGACATTCTTGCGCATGGCGGCATGCGTGTTGCCGGCATCGATGAAGCCGGGCGGGGGCCTTTGGCGGGCCCGGTTTTCGCGGCGGCAGTCATTCTTGACCCCGAACGGCCCATCCATGGCCTGGCCGACTCCAAAACACTGTCCGCGGCGCGCCGTGAGCAATTGGCGCTGACCATACGGAACCAGGCCCTGGCCTGGTGTATTGCCAGCGCCAGTGTGGAAGAAATCGATAGCCTGAATATCTTGCAGGCCACCATGTTGGCGATGCGCCGTGCCTGCGAGGGCTTGGCGGTAGCCCCCGACAAGGCACTGATAGACGGCAATCGCCTGCCTGTGGGGCTGGGCTGTCTGGCAGAGGCCATCGTGAAGGGTGATGCCAAGGTGGCATCGATTTCGGCCGCATCGATTTTGGCCAAGACGGCCCGCGATGCCGATTGCCTGGTTTTGCACGAATCTTATCCGGATTATGCTTTCGACCAGCATAAAGGCTACGGCACCGCTTTGCATCTGCTGCGTTTGCAGGAGCACGGGCCCTGTCCGGCGCATCGCCGCAGTTTCGCGCCAGTCAAGCGATTTTTCCCATGA
- a CDS encoding acyl-CoA dehydrogenase family protein, which yields MDFHLNDEQQAFAQAAREFAIGELAPNAAKWDAESIFPREAFAQAGALGFCAIYAPESIGGLDLPRLDATLVFEEMAAYDPSTTAFLTIHNMATWMIGSWASASVRDAWGPLLASGEKLASYCLTEPGAGSDAAALATRAEKRGQSYVLNGTKAFISGAGDTDVLVVMARTGGPGARGISAFVVPADLPGITYGRKEEKMGWNSQSTRSITFENVEVPAENLLGSEGQGFTFAMKGLDGGRINIATCSVGAAQGAYDAARRYMGERRQFDQPLASFQALQFKLADMLTHIVASRQMVRLAAAKLDKQDPQAATYCAMAKRLATDLGFQVCLDAQQIHGGYGYLKDYPLERLVRDSRVHQILEGTNEIMRVIVARQVLEKGADIR from the coding sequence ATGGATTTTCACCTCAATGATGAGCAACAGGCGTTTGCTCAGGCCGCCCGAGAGTTTGCGATCGGTGAACTGGCCCCCAACGCCGCAAAGTGGGATGCCGAGAGCATATTCCCGCGCGAGGCTTTTGCCCAGGCCGGCGCTTTGGGTTTCTGCGCCATTTATGCTCCAGAATCCATAGGCGGACTCGATTTGCCTCGTCTGGATGCCACACTGGTCTTCGAGGAAATGGCCGCCTACGATCCGTCGACCACCGCGTTTCTCACTATTCACAATATGGCTACCTGGATGATCGGGTCATGGGCCAGCGCGAGTGTGCGCGATGCGTGGGGGCCATTGTTGGCGTCAGGCGAAAAGCTGGCGTCGTACTGCCTGACTGAACCGGGTGCAGGCTCGGATGCCGCTGCGCTTGCCACACGCGCCGAAAAACGCGGCCAAAGCTACGTACTCAATGGCACCAAGGCCTTTATTTCTGGTGCCGGCGACACCGATGTGCTGGTGGTGATGGCGCGTACGGGCGGGCCGGGCGCCAGAGGAATTTCGGCTTTTGTCGTCCCGGCGGATTTGCCGGGTATTACCTACGGGCGCAAAGAAGAGAAAATGGGCTGGAATAGCCAATCGACGCGTTCCATCACTTTTGAGAATGTCGAAGTCCCGGCCGAGAACCTGCTGGGCAGCGAGGGGCAGGGATTTACCTTTGCCATGAAAGGGCTGGATGGCGGCCGCATCAATATCGCCACCTGCTCGGTCGGTGCGGCCCAGGGCGCCTACGACGCCGCGCGCCGGTACATGGGAGAGCGCCGTCAGTTCGATCAGCCTCTGGCCAGCTTCCAGGCCCTGCAGTTCAAATTGGCCGATATGCTGACCCACATCGTCGCTTCCCGTCAAATGGTGCGCCTGGCCGCCGCCAAGCTCGACAAGCAGGATCCCCAGGCCGCTACCTACTGCGCCATGGCCAAACGGCTGGCAACCGACCTGGGGTTCCAGGTTTGCCTGGATGCCCAGCAAATTCATGGCGGCTATGGTTATCTGAAAGATTACCCGCTGGAGCGTCTGGTGCGCGACAGCCGTGTACATCAAATCCTTGAGGGCACCAACGAAATCATGCGTGTTATCGTGGCCCGGCAAGTACTTGAAAAAGGAGCGGACATCCGATGA
- the ppsA gene encoding phosphoenolpyruvate synthase — translation MSYVVSFEQLRMTDVDSVGGKNASLGEMISQLAEAGVRVPGGFATTADAFRDFLKSTELDQRIAERLSTLDSEDVRALAAAGSEIRQWIIDTPFPAAFEQAIRGAFAELDADGKGSFAVRSSATAEDLPDASFAGQQETFLNVVGIDDVIDKIRHVFASLYNDRAISYRVHKGYAHADVALSAGIQRMVRSDRGSAGVMFTLDTESGFDDVVFITSSYGLGETVVQGAVNPDEFYVFKPTLASGHYPIIGRRIGSKLIKMEFDPARTAGVAVRTVDVPVSERNRYSLSDDEIIELARYAVIIEKHYQRPMDIEWGRDGIDGKIYILQARPETVKSQQNQHDVQERYRLKATGDVLITGRAIGQKIGSGKVRIVADISEMDQVRPGDVLVTDMTDPNWEPVMKMASAIVTNRGGRTCHAAIIARELGIPAVVGCANATSVLDNGKEVTVSCAEGDEGRIYDGLIETEIEEVQWGEMPDIGLKVMMNVGNPQLAFDFSQIPNHGVGLARLEFIINNNINVHPKAVLDYPNVDAELKKAVESAARGYASPRAFFVEKLAEGIATIAAAFYPKPVIVRLSDFKSNEYRKLVGGSRYEPEEENPMLGFRGASRYISAEFEGCFRMECEALKKVRDEMGLTNVEIMVPFVRTLPQAAKVVDLLSRHGLARGENGLRLIMMCEVPSNAILADEFLRYFDGFSIGSNDMTQLTLGLDRDSGMELLAADFDERDAAVKFMLSRAVKACLNAGKYVGICGQGPSDHPDLAQWLRDEGILSMSLNPDTVVDTWKRLAEQEAVQSAAA, via the coding sequence ATGTCTTATGTAGTATCTTTCGAGCAGCTCCGCATGACGGACGTCGACTCGGTAGGAGGTAAAAACGCATCGCTAGGCGAGATGATCAGCCAATTGGCAGAAGCTGGGGTAAGGGTCCCGGGCGGATTTGCGACCACCGCCGACGCCTTTCGCGATTTCTTGAAATCGACTGAACTCGACCAGCGCATTGCAGAGCGCCTGTCGACGCTTGATTCCGAAGATGTGCGTGCCCTGGCTGCCGCGGGCTCTGAAATCCGCCAATGGATTATCGATACGCCTTTTCCTGCGGCGTTCGAGCAGGCGATACGCGGTGCGTTCGCCGAACTCGACGCGGACGGCAAAGGCTCTTTCGCGGTTCGTTCCTCAGCCACGGCCGAAGATTTGCCGGATGCCTCGTTCGCCGGCCAGCAGGAAACTTTCCTGAATGTGGTGGGCATCGACGATGTCATCGATAAAATTCGCCATGTCTTTGCGTCGCTGTATAACGATCGCGCCATTTCCTATCGCGTGCATAAAGGCTATGCCCACGCCGATGTAGCCTTGTCGGCGGGCATCCAGCGCATGGTTCGCTCCGATCGCGGCAGCGCGGGCGTCATGTTCACGCTGGACACCGAATCGGGTTTCGATGATGTCGTGTTCATCACTTCGTCTTACGGCCTGGGTGAAACGGTGGTGCAAGGGGCCGTCAATCCCGACGAGTTCTATGTATTCAAGCCCACCTTGGCTTCGGGCCATTACCCGATCATTGGGCGGCGCATCGGCTCCAAGCTCATCAAAATGGAATTCGACCCTGCGCGGACGGCAGGCGTGGCCGTGCGCACGGTCGATGTGCCGGTTTCGGAGCGCAATCGCTACTCGCTGAGCGACGACGAAATCATCGAGCTTGCGCGCTACGCGGTCATCATCGAAAAACACTACCAGCGCCCCATGGACATCGAATGGGGCCGCGATGGCATCGACGGCAAGATCTATATCTTGCAGGCGCGGCCCGAAACGGTCAAATCGCAGCAAAACCAGCACGATGTTCAAGAACGCTATCGCCTCAAGGCCACCGGCGACGTCCTGATCACGGGTCGGGCAATCGGTCAGAAAATCGGGTCGGGCAAAGTCAGGATCGTGGCCGATATCTCCGAAATGGATCAAGTCCGGCCCGGCGATGTGCTGGTTACCGACATGACCGATCCGAACTGGGAGCCGGTCATGAAAATGGCCTCGGCAATCGTCACGAATCGCGGAGGCCGCACTTGCCATGCCGCCATTATTGCTCGTGAACTCGGAATCCCCGCGGTCGTCGGATGCGCCAATGCCACTTCGGTGCTGGACAACGGCAAGGAAGTCACGGTTTCCTGCGCCGAAGGTGACGAAGGCCGTATTTACGATGGCCTGATCGAAACCGAGATCGAAGAGGTCCAGTGGGGGGAAATGCCCGATATCGGCCTGAAGGTCATGATGAATGTCGGCAATCCTCAGCTGGCTTTCGATTTCTCCCAGATCCCCAATCACGGTGTGGGGCTGGCGCGGCTTGAATTCATCATCAACAATAATATCAATGTGCATCCCAAGGCGGTGCTCGATTACCCCAACGTCGATGCCGAACTTAAAAAGGCGGTCGAATCCGCGGCACGCGGCTACGCCAGCCCGCGCGCATTTTTTGTGGAAAAACTGGCTGAAGGCATTGCCACCATTGCTGCCGCGTTCTACCCCAAACCCGTTATCGTGCGCTTGTCGGATTTCAAGTCCAATGAATACCGCAAGCTGGTCGGGGGTTCCCGCTACGAGCCGGAAGAAGAAAACCCCATGCTGGGCTTTCGCGGCGCGTCGCGTTACATTTCCGCCGAGTTCGAAGGGTGCTTTCGCATGGAATGCGAGGCCCTCAAGAAAGTCCGCGACGAAATGGGCCTGACCAACGTCGAAATCATGGTGCCGTTCGTACGGACATTGCCGCAGGCGGCCAAGGTGGTCGATCTGTTGTCCAGGCATGGCCTGGCTCGCGGCGAAAACGGCCTGCGCCTGATCATGATGTGCGAAGTGCCTTCGAATGCGATTCTGGCCGATGAGTTCCTGCGCTATTTCGACGGTTTCTCGATAGGTTCCAATGACATGACTCAACTGACACTGGGTCTGGACCGCGATTCGGGCATGGAACTGCTGGCAGCCGATTTCGATGAGCGCGACGCCGCGGTCAAGTTCATGCTGAGTCGTGCCGTCAAGGCATGCCTGAACGCCGGCAAGTACGTGGGGATTTGCGGCCAAGGCCCCAGCGACCATCCCGATCTGGCTCAATGGCTGCGCGACGAGGGGATCCTCTCCATGTCGCTCAACCCCGATACAGTGGTGGATACCTGGAAGCGTCTGGCCGAGCAAGAGGCGGTTCAAAGCGCGGCGGCCTAA
- a CDS encoding pyruvate, water dikinase regulatory protein: MTDPLIERTVFIVSDSTGITAETFSHSVLSQFEQVNFQQIRIPFIDSPEKAAEAAHRINRCAQEQNQPPLVFSTLVDPEIALAIRQSNCTFLDLFGTFVQHIETALGMKSSHSVGRSHMGGLSKQYNNRIEAINFSLAHDDGQFIHGLKQSDVILIGVSRCGKTPTSLYLAMQYAIKAANFPLIPEDFDRGSLPATLAPYKQKLFGLSIQPGRLAEVRNERRPNSVYASLKQCRHEVAAAERLMRMESIPWLSTTTKSIEEISTKVLEEVGLNRRAY; the protein is encoded by the coding sequence ATGACCGACCCCCTCATCGAACGCACCGTATTTATTGTTTCCGACAGTACAGGCATTACCGCCGAAACATTTAGTCACTCAGTGCTTTCGCAATTCGAGCAGGTCAACTTCCAGCAGATCCGCATTCCATTTATTGATAGCCCCGAAAAAGCCGCGGAGGCCGCCCATCGGATCAATCGCTGCGCTCAGGAGCAAAACCAGCCGCCCCTGGTATTCAGCACACTGGTCGACCCTGAAATCGCACTGGCAATCCGTCAGTCCAACTGCACGTTTCTGGACCTTTTCGGCACTTTCGTCCAGCATATCGAAACCGCCCTGGGCATGAAGTCGAGCCATTCGGTCGGTCGGTCGCATATGGGCGGGCTGTCCAAGCAATACAACAACCGGATCGAAGCCATCAATTTCAGCCTGGCTCATGACGACGGCCAATTCATTCACGGGCTGAAACAGTCCGATGTCATCCTGATTGGCGTTTCGCGCTGCGGAAAAACCCCGACCAGTCTTTACCTCGCCATGCAATATGCCATCAAGGCCGCCAATTTCCCCCTCATCCCCGAAGATTTCGATCGCGGTTCGCTGCCGGCCACTTTGGCGCCCTACAAGCAAAAACTGTTCGGCCTGTCCATCCAGCCCGGACGCCTGGCCGAAGTGCGCAACGAGCGGCGCCCAAACAGCGTGTATGCCTCCTTGAAGCAATGCCGCCACGAAGTCGCGGCAGCCGAGCGATTGATGCGCATGGAAAGCATACCGTGGCTGTCAACCACAACCAAATCGATTGAAGAGATCTCGACCAAAGTGCTGGAAGAAGTAGGCTTGAACCGCCGCGCCTATTAA
- a CDS encoding RNA methyltransferase, which produces MKHISSRDNPQYKRLARLVAGKRDSHIVLEGIHICQTWLSHYGEPDLALFDIERLQHGKELSQLAQAMSSRVALTCEARLMHSLSQVEHGQGVYFLVAAPQPVPPASIDENCLWLDRIQDPGNVGTLLRTAAAAGIQHVYLSEGTASAWSPKVLRSAQGAHFSLSIYEHADLQVEYKKLAIPLIATALAQGESVYSQPLPARCAWLVGNEGQGVHAALLTLADRRVFIPQAAGVESLNVAVAAAICLFEHRRQHLAAGRRPATPA; this is translated from the coding sequence ATGAAACACATCAGTTCGCGCGATAACCCGCAATACAAGCGCCTGGCCCGCCTGGTGGCGGGCAAGCGCGATAGCCATATCGTGCTCGAAGGGATACATATCTGCCAGACCTGGCTTAGCCATTACGGTGAACCCGATCTGGCGCTGTTCGATATTGAGCGCCTGCAGCATGGCAAGGAATTGAGCCAACTGGCGCAGGCCATGAGTTCCAGAGTCGCGCTGACATGCGAAGCACGGTTGATGCACAGCCTGTCCCAGGTCGAGCATGGCCAGGGCGTTTATTTTCTGGTGGCGGCACCCCAGCCTGTGCCGCCGGCAAGTATCGACGAAAACTGCCTCTGGCTGGATCGAATCCAGGATCCGGGCAATGTGGGTACTTTGTTGCGCACCGCGGCGGCGGCCGGAATCCAGCATGTTTATTTGTCGGAGGGTACCGCGTCCGCTTGGTCGCCCAAAGTTTTGCGCAGCGCGCAAGGCGCGCATTTTTCCCTGTCGATATACGAGCACGCCGATTTGCAGGTTGAATATAAAAAACTGGCTATCCCCCTGATTGCCACGGCACTGGCGCAAGGCGAGTCTGTGTATTCCCAACCCTTGCCGGCACGCTGTGCATGGCTGGTCGGCAACGAAGGGCAGGGTGTGCATGCGGCTTTGCTGACGCTGGCTGACAGGCGCGTATTCATTCCACAAGCCGCGGGAGTGGAGTCGCTTAATGTGGCCGTGGCCGCGGCCATTTGTTTGTTCGAGCATCGCCGGCAGCATCTGGCCGCGGGCAGGCGGCCGGCCACCCCAGCCTGA
- a CDS encoding methylated-DNA--[protein]-cysteine S-methyltransferase translates to MTFHAQIASPLGPILLCSEGQLLSGLYFTGQADCPVVDGVPAHSPSAGRPSAGMMDGLAIRKFKAYKNAAGNLFGLGSGYSADKALVDTMADESGGWQLLQTETPAATLALFKQTQSELHEYFAGRRKTFSVPLAVSGTDFQKKVWDALLTIPYGQTVAYGDVARTAGLSARHGRPVGTAVGRNPITIIIPCHRVLSGTGTLTGYTGGLERKYALLELEGFTLR, encoded by the coding sequence ATGACATTTCACGCACAAATAGCGTCGCCGCTAGGGCCGATTCTGCTTTGCTCCGAAGGGCAACTGCTCAGCGGACTGTATTTTACAGGCCAGGCCGATTGCCCTGTGGTTGACGGCGTTCCGGCGCATTCACCCAGTGCGGGAAGGCCCTCGGCGGGAATGATGGACGGCCTGGCAATCAGGAAATTCAAGGCTTACAAAAATGCAGCAGGCAATCTGTTCGGCCTGGGGTCCGGCTATTCGGCCGACAAGGCATTGGTCGACACAATGGCAGATGAATCGGGCGGCTGGCAACTACTGCAAACAGAAACACCCGCGGCAACCTTGGCCTTGTTCAAACAAACTCAATCAGAACTGCATGAGTATTTTGCAGGGCGGCGCAAGACGTTCAGCGTCCCGCTGGCGGTATCGGGTACGGACTTTCAGAAAAAGGTTTGGGACGCTTTATTGACGATCCCCTATGGCCAGACTGTTGCATACGGCGATGTGGCGCGTACGGCAGGCCTGTCCGCCCGGCATGGCCGGCCTGTAGGAACCGCCGTAGGACGCAACCCCATCACAATCATCATTCCCTGCCACCGGGTTTTGTCCGGCACCGGCACCTTGACGGGATATACCGGCGGCCTTGAGCGCAAATATGCCTTGCTGGAGCTGGAAGGCTTCACTTTGCGGTAA
- a CDS encoding RnfH family protein has translation MTEKSGMEGLETAPIPADSGQISIQIVYAEPHRIWQEDLRLPAGTTAAQALELSGFARHFPNFSSDVLAMGVYGEICVPERRLADGDRLEIYRALTFDPLESRRRRAVHRKAFMTKSKNRPKRRKAKLAAQARTEHLTAPDSADTKE, from the coding sequence ATGACTGAAAAAAGCGGCATGGAAGGGCTTGAAACAGCTCCAATTCCCGCCGATTCCGGCCAAATCAGTATTCAGATCGTTTATGCGGAGCCGCACCGGATCTGGCAGGAAGATTTGCGCCTGCCCGCCGGAACCACGGCTGCGCAGGCGCTGGAGCTCAGCGGGTTTGCCCGGCACTTTCCCAATTTTTCCTCCGATGTACTGGCCATGGGCGTTTACGGGGAAATCTGCGTTCCGGAACGTCGCCTGGCCGACGGCGACCGCCTGGAAATTTATCGCGCGCTCACCTTCGATCCCCTGGAGTCGCGACGGCGGCGCGCGGTGCACCGCAAGGCATTCATGACCAAATCGAAAAATCGTCCAAAACGGCGTAAAGCCAAGCTTGCCGCTCAGGCGCGCACGGAACACCTGACGGCGCCGGATTCGGCGGACACAAAAGAGTAG
- a CDS encoding NAD(P)/FAD-dependent oxidoreductase — MKVNPYKVVIVGGGAGGLELAAKLGGRFGPGHIVLIDRAAYHIWKPSLHEVAAGTLDIHREGLSYFMLAKDCGFTFIRGEMAHIDCEAKIVSLMPVLGEQQEEVFPARNLSYDTLVLAVGSKSNFFETPGASEFAQALDSTDQAERFRLKLLHALAKADRSKAENPGHVLNIAIVGAGATGVELAAELTQACADVAFYGLENLDPAKDVQITLLEGAPRILSALPEKMSTAAQQLLQARGVTIKTSVRIASVDAHSLHDSQGECYPADLCVWAAGIKAPAFLAQLGLACNRINQVLVDKRLCTSDPSVFAIGDCAQASWGDEGAFLPARAQVAHQQAAFLRPILASRIQGAPSESGEFRYKDYGSLVSIGHSRGVGSLMGVLTGKGLFVEGVFARLMYMSLHLMHHLAFLGIVRTGFLAIGRLFLKRGAPRVKLH; from the coding sequence ATGAAGGTTAATCCTTACAAAGTCGTTATTGTTGGCGGCGGCGCCGGCGGCCTTGAGCTTGCAGCGAAACTGGGTGGCCGGTTCGGTCCCGGGCATATCGTGCTGATCGATCGGGCGGCCTATCATATCTGGAAGCCCTCGCTTCATGAGGTGGCTGCCGGCACACTCGATATACACCGTGAAGGCTTGTCGTACTTCATGCTTGCCAAGGACTGCGGCTTTACATTCATCCGGGGCGAGATGGCGCATATCGATTGCGAAGCGAAAATCGTCAGCCTGATGCCTGTTCTGGGCGAGCAGCAAGAAGAGGTGTTTCCTGCCCGAAATCTAAGCTATGACACTTTGGTTCTGGCCGTAGGTAGCAAATCCAATTTTTTTGAAACCCCGGGAGCGAGCGAATTTGCCCAGGCGCTGGATTCTACCGACCAGGCGGAAAGATTCCGGCTCAAGCTGCTGCATGCCTTGGCCAAGGCGGATCGCAGCAAGGCGGAAAATCCCGGCCATGTGCTGAACATTGCCATTGTGGGGGCGGGCGCCACCGGAGTGGAGCTTGCAGCCGAGCTGACGCAGGCTTGCGCGGACGTGGCGTTTTACGGCCTTGAAAATCTCGACCCGGCAAAAGATGTGCAGATCACCTTGCTGGAAGGCGCTCCACGTATCCTATCAGCCTTGCCCGAAAAAATGTCCACAGCGGCACAGCAACTGCTGCAAGCGCGCGGCGTAACCATAAAAACCTCTGTGCGCATTGCATCGGTTGACGCCCATTCCCTGCATGACAGCCAGGGCGAATGCTATCCCGCCGATTTATGCGTATGGGCGGCAGGTATAAAAGCGCCGGCCTTTCTGGCCCAGTTGGGTTTGGCCTGCAATCGCATCAACCAGGTGCTTGTCGACAAGCGACTTTGCACCAGCGACCCATCCGTGTTTGCAATCGGAGACTGCGCCCAGGCTTCCTGGGGCGATGAAGGGGCTTTTCTTCCCGCGCGTGCCCAGGTTGCCCACCAGCAGGCCGCTTTTCTGCGCCCGATCCTGGCGAGTCGGATCCAGGGGGCTCCGTCCGAGTCCGGCGAGTTTCGCTACAAGGATTATGGCTCCCTGGTCTCGATTGGACACAGCCGCGGTGTCGGCAGCCTGATGGGTGTGCTCACAGGCAAGGGCCTGTTTGTAGAAGGCGTTTTTGCGCGGCTCATGTACATGAGCCTGCACTTGATGCATCACCTGGCCTTCCTGGGGATCGTGCGTACAGGTTTTCTGGCGATAGGGCGGCTGTTCCTCAAACGCGGGGCGCCAAGAGTGAAGCTTCATTAG
- a CDS encoding SPFH domain-containing protein, translated as MEIDISTIVLIVIVLLVFVVVIKAIAIVPQQHAWVIERLGKFDRVLSPGAGFVIPFIERVAYKHSLKEIPLDVPSQVCITRDNTQLQVDGVLYFQVTDPMRASYGSSNYISAITQLSQTTLRSVIGKMELDRTFEERDIINSTIVASLDEAALNWGVKVLRYEIKDLTPPNEILRAMQAQITAEREKRALIAASEGRRQEQINIATGEREAFIARSEGEKQAQINQAQGEATAVLTVAEATAKAITQVAEAVRQPGGMEAVNLKVAERYIEAFGNVAKTGNTLILPANLSDMGGMIATAMAVVKSTSKAS; from the coding sequence ATGGAAATCGATATTTCTACGATAGTCCTGATCGTGATTGTGCTGCTGGTATTTGTCGTGGTCATCAAAGCGATTGCAATTGTTCCCCAGCAGCATGCATGGGTCATAGAGCGCCTGGGCAAGTTCGATCGGGTTTTGTCGCCAGGGGCGGGGTTCGTGATTCCCTTTATCGAGCGCGTGGCGTACAAGCATTCCCTGAAGGAAATCCCTCTCGATGTGCCCAGCCAGGTGTGCATTACCCGCGACAACACTCAGTTGCAGGTGGACGGCGTGTTGTACTTTCAGGTAACCGATCCCATGCGCGCCTCGTACGGTTCGTCCAACTATATTTCGGCGATTACCCAGTTGTCGCAAACCACGTTGCGGTCGGTGATCGGCAAGATGGAGCTCGACCGCACCTTCGAAGAGCGGGACATCATCAACAGCACCATTGTCGCTTCGCTGGATGAAGCCGCGCTGAACTGGGGTGTCAAGGTGTTGCGCTACGAAATCAAGGATTTGACTCCGCCCAATGAAATTTTGCGCGCCATGCAGGCGCAGATCACGGCGGAACGTGAAAAACGCGCGCTGATTGCGGCATCCGAGGGGCGGCGCCAGGAACAAATCAATATTGCGACCGGCGAGCGAGAGGCTTTCATAGCGCGCTCCGAAGGCGAAAAGCAGGCGCAAATCAACCAGGCGCAAGGTGAGGCCACCGCCGTGCTGACGGTTGCCGAGGCCACCGCCAAAGCCATTACCCAGGTGGCCGAGGCGGTTCGCCAGCCGGGTGGCATGGAAGCCGTCAATTTGAAAGTGGCCGAACGCTATATCGAGGCTTTTGGCAATGTTGCCAAAACCGGCAATACTCTGATTTTGCCTGCCAATCTATCCGATATGGGCGGCATGATCGCTACCGCCATGGCAGTGGTTAAAAGCACCAGTAAAGCCTCTTGA